A stretch of DNA from Methanogenium sp. S4BF:
CCCGCCGGTCACCAGACGGAACCCCATATAATTCTCGATGGCCCACGATTCAAGGGCCTGACCCCCGATATTCTCCGTGAGCACCAGCACCGAGAGCATCTTTCGTGAGGCATACATCGCAGCCGTGAGACCGGCAGGCCCGCCCCCGATGATGAGCACATCGTAGACGTCCGGGGCCTCCCCGGTTTCAAAGAGTTCGCGGAAACGGGCCACATCAAACCCGACGATAACCTCCCCATCCACCACGGTGACCGGCACCCCGTACTGGCCGGACAGCTTCACCATCTCTTCTGCGGCGCTGCGATCCCTCCCGACATCGACTTCAGTGAACGGCACCCCCAGACGGGAGAGATATCCCTTCGTCAGGCGGCAGTACTGGCACCCTTCCGTAGAATATATCGTGACATTCGGCATGATCTCATCTAGACCACAGAGGCAGATAAGGCTTACCGGCCCGGCAGGGAAAAAGGGAGGGTTATTCAATCAGTTCAAACTTTGTGCCCGGAATACCACAGATGGGGCAGCGCTCCGGCACTTCGCCAAGCACTACGTTGCCGCAGAACGGACAGAGATGAACAGGAGTCTCCTCAAGATCGCCACCGGCCTTCACAGCATCCAGCGCTTTGGCATAGAGTCCCGCGTGGACCTCCTCTGCCTTCATTGCATGGGTGAATACCGTCCGTGCCTCACTGGCATTTTCGGCCGTTGCCTCCTCAATAAAAGAAGGGTACATCTCGGTGAACTCGTGCGTCTCCCCTTCAACGGCACCGCTGAGATTCTCCTCGGTTGACCCGATTGCCTTCAGGGCCCCGAGAAGACGCCGTGCATGGATCTCCTCTGCTCTGGATGCTGCTGCAAAGAGTTTCGCCACGACCGGGTATCCCTCATCCTTTGCCTTCACTGAATAATTAGCGTATTTGCGATTCGCCTGCGATTCTCCGGCAAACGCTGCCCACGCATTCTCTTCTGTTGTCATCGTAATCTCTGACCTCTTCCTTTTGGATAGGAATAGAACGGACATACTCCCTATTAAAAACTTCCCCGACCGCAGGGGAGGCTGCTGCATACCGTCACCGTTTTATGCCCTGTTTGCCATTCTCTCACTATAGTAACCAATTTTGGTGGTAAAGGGAACAATATGGCAGTGAAACGGATGCGCGATACTGAAATGGTTGACCGGCCCCGGGAGCGGATCGCCGCCGCCGGACCGGCAGTCCTTGATAACCGTGAACTCGTTGCGGCAATCATCGGGAGAGGCATTTCCGGCCGTGATGTAAACACAATCGCAACCGACATCACCGCCCTTCTGGATGAGAAGGGGACCGAGATGACCTACGATGATCTGAAGGCCATAAAGGGAATCGGAGGGAGCAGGGCGTCCCAGATGGTGGCAGCCTTTGAACTCGCCCGCCGCTACATCAAAAAGCCCGGCACCACGATCTCGCGGCCGGAGGATATCCTGATGATGTCTGCCGACCTGCTTCACAAACAACAGGAGCACTTTGTCGCTTTCACCCTCAACGGGGCGGGGGAGGTTATCCGGCGTCATACAATCACAAAAGGCACACTCACCCATTCTCCGGTGCACCCCCGCGAGGTGTTTGCCCCCGCACTCACAGACCGTGCCGCCTCTGTGATCTTTGTCCATAACCATCCCTCCGGCAGCACCGAACCCTCAGACGCAGATATCACCATCACCCGCACCCTCGCTGAGGCAGGAGAGATTCTCGGCATCCGGGTGCTTGACCATGTGATCGTCGCAAAGACGGGGCACACCAGTCTAAAGGAGCGCGGCCTTTTCTAGAAGCCGGGGACTCTCACGAAGAGAGGATCCATGAAAGAGTGGTTACACCGAACCCGGGTTCTGCCGAACAGAACATACCCCCTATCTCATGGGAAAAAAGCCATAATTTCCTTTCGGGCGTGAAAATCCTGAGGGTGTCATCACGGATGCGACCGGGAAAAATGCAGGGGATGACGGCCTTCCTGCCAGTTCGGGTTACACTGCCATATCACGGGCGATAAGCTCACCCATCTGATATCCTTTCTCGTAGGCGGCCTTCATTACTGCCGGCTGTGTCGTAATGTCGATTACTTCATCCATGTTATTCTGCAGCACCTCATCCCAGTACGGGCAGTCGATGATGTCGCAGAAAGCCTTCATGGAGAGGATGACACCGTCGAAATCATGTTCAATATTCTGCCCTCCGATGCTCAGAAGAAGCGTTTTACGGTGTTTCTTCTTTTCGGGGGTGACGAGCGGCTCTTTCCTGAAGTACTTCGCCATAAAAAAGACCTGAAACCGGTCCATAAACGATTTCAGGGCACCCGGAATGCCCATCGTCATCACCGGCGTGGCCACGATGAGACCGTCAATATTACGGAATTTCTCAAAAAAGGGGGTCACATCATCATTTATTCCACAGGTGGCATGCTCCTGACAGTAGAGTATCTCTTTACAGGGGCTGAATTTGAGTCGCGGCACAGCAACGATCTCCACCTCACAGCCCGCATCACGGATCCCCCGCACCGCTTCATTCATCAGTTTTGCCGTATTTCCCTTTGGTCGCGGACTTCCCAGTAGGGCAATAATCTGTGGTGCCATTGATGGAGGGTATGGTGCTCATCATAATAATGATTCCTGATGAGAAAACGTGACGCAGTATTTATTCAGAACTATCGGCCGGGAAAAGTTTATTACACCGTAGTATGATGTAGGCATAGAGGTAAGTATTCATGAGTGAAAGCCCAAAACGAGTGAAAGCCGGTGAAAAAGTCGGACCAGGGACATACAAGTGTATTGACTGCGGCCTTGAATTTGCCATTGATGAGTCCGACAAGGATCTCAGGAAATGTCCTACATGTGCCTGTGAGTATTATGACTGTTTCCCGATGACTCACATCCGGGAAGATATCAAGACCCCTGAAGATGCCAGACATCCCCCGAAACGCTGAAGGAATGAACCTGAAAAGGGGAGGAACCACCTCCCCGACAACGGAGTGAAGATAAATGGTAAATGTGTCAGATGAAGGACAGGTCTTTGAATGTGAGATCTGCGGAAATGTCGTTGAAGTAAAAGAAGTAGGCGGGGGAGAACTCGTCTGCTGCGGTGAGCCGATGGCCCTGCAGGAGTAAAAACCGATGGATGCACAGCTCAAAGAACTGGAAGAGGAGATCGGCAAGGTCCCTCTTATCGTGAAGAAGTGGGCGGAAGAAGACCCGGAACTGAAGGACTGGGTCGCGTCAATGGATAAACTGATCTGGAAAGACGGAAAACTGTCCCGACAGACAAAGAAGATAATCGCAATCTGTGTGGCAGCAGCCCTCCGTGACCGGCATGCGGTCCGGGCACAGGCAGCAGGGGCATCCAGCCTTGGTGTCGATTATGACGAGGTGGAAGAGGCACTCCGGGTGACATTCCTGCTTGCAGGCATGCCGGCCTATACCTATGGGCGCACTGCAATCGACGACCTGATGAAAAAATAATCCGCCAGGCGCTTTCCCGGCGGTATCCCCCCTTATTCAATGATCTGAACAGCCGAGCGGAGCAGCCGGGTGCAGAACAGTCACTCCTTTGCTTCAGCCCGTCCGACGGTGAGAATGATACAAATGAGACGCCCTGCCGCCTAAAACGGCAATCGCCTCATGATGAAGAGGAATACAAATGTGTGACGACGAGTTGTTTGACGAATGCCTCTGCTGTCAGGGAGGACCGGTGCTGGGTGAACCTGCACCGGATTTCTCCGCCGTGACGACACAGGGGCCGATGAAACTGGAGGATTATCGGGGAAAATGGGTGGTGCTCTTCAGTCACCCGGCAGACTTCACCCCGGTCTGCACCACCGAGTTTATGGCATTTGCAGGAGTGTATGAGGAGCTTCGGGCGCTGAATGCGTACCTCATCGGCCTCTCCATTGACTCGGTGCATGCCCACCTCGGGTGGATACGTAACATTAAGGAAAGGATGGGAGTAGACATTCCCTTCCCGGTCATAGCCGACCTCGACATGAATGTGGCCCACCTGTATGGCATGGTTCAGCAAGGGGCGAGCAGCACGGCAACGGTCCGGTGTGTCTTCTTTATTGATCCGGAGGGCATTCTGCGTGCCATGATCTACTACCCGCTCACAAACGGACGGTATATTCCGGAGATTGTCCGGCTGGTGAAGGCGCTCCAGACAACCGACGAGAAGGGTGTCGCCACTCCCGCAAACTGGCAGCCGGGCGACAAGGTGGTTGTGCCGGCGCCGGCAACCCAGGCAGCTGCAGAAGCACGCCTTCAGGAGGGATACGAGTGCAAGGACTGGTATCTCTGCTTTAAAGAGATCTGAGATCTCCCCCCTTTTTTTGAGCGCAGGAAGACGGCCGGCATCTCACGCTGCGGGCGGCGGAGAATACATGCGCTGCAACCAACAATGATATATAAATATTTGCATTCTCCCGGAGAAACGTCTGTATCATGCCAATTCACAACGATTTTCCATATAAACTGATCTGACATTTGTCGTGAGGTTTATCATCCAGAAGGATCCATCTACCATCAGGAAACGTCTCATGCCTATGCAGCGTACCGAGGTTCCGTCTCTCAGAAGCGCCTGGACCAAAACCAAAGAGTACCAGCTCCTTGCCATTCTTGAAGAGGAATACGGCTTAAAACATGCGACCAGCCGTTCCCTTGTCAATCTGATGAACGAATTCGCAGGGGAATTCTACGGATGGCACCGCGGGGACATGCAAATAATCTATCATACGGTAGATATGCGGGAACCCCCGGGGAGGGCATTCGGGGAGATGCCGCTCCGGCCCGTATTTCTCACGATATCGGTACCGGAGGACGCAGCGGCATTTGAGAAGGGGGGTTTGCAGGGGATGCGGCAGTATAAACTGATCCGACTCGCCCGTGAGGCCTATGACCAGGGCGGCCTTTTGACCCAGCATGACCTGGCA
This window harbors:
- a CDS encoding carboxymuconolactone decarboxylase family protein yields the protein MDAQLKELEEEIGKVPLIVKKWAEEDPELKDWVASMDKLIWKDGKLSRQTKKIIAICVAAALRDRHAVRAQAAGASSLGVDYDEVEEALRVTFLLAGMPAYTYGRTAIDDLMKK
- a CDS encoding DUF1670 domain-containing protein; this translates as MRFIIQKDPSTIRKRLMPMQRTEVPSLRSAWTKTKEYQLLAILEEEYGLKHATSRSLVNLMNEFAGEFYGWHRGDMQIIYHTVDMREPPGRAFGEMPLRPVFLTISVPEDAAAFEKGGLQGMRQYKLIRLAREAYDQGGLLTQHDLALLLTTSSRTIQRDIKELRGAGIRLPTRGAIHEYGHIPSIRSVCVDRFLCGEDVDSTADECGVSVDIVRRYHRQFTDTVVLYARGYRANEIIDVTGIPEKVVGEFLILYECHKNRKSPRLNDFFARYTPGIIQRPVPFAPR
- a CDS encoding rubrerythrin family protein, giving the protein MTTEENAWAAFAGESQANRKYANYSVKAKDEGYPVVAKLFAAASRAEEIHARRLLGALKAIGSTEENLSGAVEGETHEFTEMYPSFIEEATAENASEARTVFTHAMKAEEVHAGLYAKALDAVKAGGDLEETPVHLCPFCGNVVLGEVPERCPICGIPGTKFELIE
- a CDS encoding peroxiredoxin — protein: MCDDELFDECLCCQGGPVLGEPAPDFSAVTTQGPMKLEDYRGKWVVLFSHPADFTPVCTTEFMAFAGVYEELRALNAYLIGLSIDSVHAHLGWIRNIKERMGVDIPFPVIADLDMNVAHLYGMVQQGASSTATVRCVFFIDPEGILRAMIYYPLTNGRYIPEIVRLVKALQTTDEKGVATPANWQPGDKVVVPAPATQAAAEARLQEGYECKDWYLCFKEI
- the radC gene encoding DNA repair protein RadC; this encodes MAVKRMRDTEMVDRPRERIAAAGPAVLDNRELVAAIIGRGISGRDVNTIATDITALLDEKGTEMTYDDLKAIKGIGGSRASQMVAAFELARRYIKKPGTTISRPEDILMMSADLLHKQQEHFVAFTLNGAGEVIRRHTITKGTLTHSPVHPREVFAPALTDRAASVIFVHNHPSGSTEPSDADITITRTLAEAGEILGIRVLDHVIVAKTGHTSLKERGLF
- a CDS encoding flavodoxin family protein; this encodes MAPQIIALLGSPRPKGNTAKLMNEAVRGIRDAGCEVEIVAVPRLKFSPCKEILYCQEHATCGINDDVTPFFEKFRNIDGLIVATPVMTMGIPGALKSFMDRFQVFFMAKYFRKEPLVTPEKKKHRKTLLLSIGGQNIEHDFDGVILSMKAFCDIIDCPYWDEVLQNNMDEVIDITTQPAVMKAAYEKGYQMGELIARDMAV
- a CDS encoding desulfoferrodoxin FeS4 iron-binding domain-containing protein, whose amino-acid sequence is MVNVSDEGQVFECEICGNVVEVKEVGGGELVCCGEPMALQE